The Felis catus isolate Fca126 chromosome X, F.catus_Fca126_mat1.0, whole genome shotgun sequence genome includes a region encoding these proteins:
- the P2RY4 gene encoding P2Y purinoceptor 4, which yields MLQSWPFSFSAFRPQGRAGRPGNPATLTSSLSTSRGTMASAESPLLTTLVPSPDPGDSEVELNCWFDEEFKFVLLPVSYTVVFVLGLGLNAPALWLFLFHLRPWDATVTYMFHLALSDTLYVLSLPTLVYYYAAHNHWPFGTGLCKFIRFLFYWNLYCSVLFLTCISVHRYLGICHPLRALRWGQPRFAGFLCLAVWLVVAGCLVPNLLFVTTSPKGDTILCHDTTWPEEFDHYVHFSSAIMGLLFGVPCLVTLVCYGLMARRLYRPLPRTAQSSSHLCSLRTITLVLTVFAVCFVPFHITRTIYYMSRLLEADCRVLNIVNVVYKVTRPLASANSCLDPVLYLLTGDKYRRQLQHLCSSGGPQPRMPASSLALVSLPEDNSCRWTSTHWDSGFPTSGANRL from the coding sequence ATGCTTCAATCATGGCCCTTCTCATTCTCTGCTTTCCGGcctcagggcagagctgggaggccAGGAAATCCAGCCACCCTCACTTCTTCCCTTTCTACCTCTAGGGGGACCATGGCCAGTGCAGAGTCCCCTCTGCTCACAACCCTAGTCCCCAGCCCGGATCCTGGTGACAGTGAGGTAGAGCTGAACTGCTGGTTTGATGAGGAGTTCAAGTTCGTCCTGCTGCCTGTGAGCTACACAGTTGTCTTTGTGTTGGGCCTAGGTCTCAATGCTCCGGCCCTCTGGCTCTTCCTCTTTCACCTTCGACCATGGGATGCAACGGTCACCTACATGTTCCACTTGGCCTTATCAGACACTTTGTATGTGCTGTCACTACCCACCCTCGTCTACTATTATGCAGCCCACAACCACTGGCCCTTTGGTACTGGGCTCTGCAAGTTCATCCGCTTTCTCTTCTATTGGAATCTCTACTGCAGTGTCCTTTTCCTCACCTGCATCAGTGTGCACCGCTACCTGGGCATCTGCCACCCACTGAGGGCACTCCGCTGGGGCCAGCCTCGCTTCGCAGGCTTTCTCTGCCTGGCAGTTTGGTTGGTTGTAGCCGGCTGCCTTGTGCCCAACCTGTTGTTTGTCACAACCAGCCCCAAGGGGGACACCATCCTGTGTCATGACACCACTTGGCCTGAGGAGTTTGACCACTATGTGCACTTCAGTTCAGCAATCATGGGGCTTCTCTTTGGTGTGCCCTGCCTGGTCACTCTTGTCTGCTATGGGCTCATGGCCAGGCGCCTGTACCGGCCCTTGCCAAGGACTGCCCAGTCATCTTCTCATCTGTGCTCTCTCCGCACCATCACTTTGGTGCTGACCGTCTTTGCTGTCTGCTTTGTACCTTTCCACATCACCCGCACTATTTATTACATGTCAAGGCTGCTGGAAGCTGACTGCCGCGTGCTGAACATTGTCAATGTGGTCTACAAAGTGACTCGGCCTCTGGCCAGTGCCAACAGCTGCCTGGATCCTGTGCTCTACCTGCTCACTGGGGACAAGTATCGCCGTCAACTCCAGCACCTCTGCAGTAGTGGTGGGCCCCAGCCCCGCatgcctgcctcctccctggcGCTGGTGTCCCTGCCTGAGGATAACAGCTGCAGGTGGACATCCACCCACTGGGACAGTGGCTTCCCTACCTCTGGGGCAAATAGACTGTAA